One stretch of bacterium DNA includes these proteins:
- a CDS encoding MBL fold metallo-hydrolase has product MKDVYIIVINDTNYYLLKCKEGYLLIDCGWVGKYSDFKNKLSKLNICVDSIKYILLTHHHHDHAALVEDIRKESNCKIIAHKNAINYMQKGMTYTKKTKSYNIWVKLLDMILSPFIKYNYTPINLTNYDIIVNNDRVDIYNLTGIQGKIIHTPGHSKDSISLLLSSGDIFVGDVAMNTLRVFGQKVRPLEAESFNEVYKSWGKIIQCGAITIYPAHGKCFSVEELKKCLNKKQETI; this is encoded by the coding sequence ATGAAAGATGTATATATTATCGTAATTAATGATACTAATTACTATCTGTTGAAATGTAAGGAAGGTTATTTACTTATAGACTGTGGCTGGGTGGGGAAATATAGTGATTTTAAAAATAAGTTGAGTAAACTTAATATTTGCGTTGATTCGATAAAATATATTTTACTAACCCATCATCACCATGATCATGCTGCTTTAGTTGAGGATATACGTAAAGAATCAAATTGTAAGATAATTGCACATAAAAATGCAATCAATTATATGCAAAAAGGAATGACATATACCAAGAAAACTAAAAGCTATAATATATGGGTGAAATTGCTTGATATGATTTTATCTCCTTTTATTAAATATAACTATACCCCCATAAACTTGACAAATTACGATATAATTGTCAATAATGATCGCGTTGATATTTATAATCTTACAGGTATTCAAGGTAAAATAATTCATACACCTGGGCATTCAAAAGATTCTATTTCATTACTTCTTTCATCTGGAGATATTTTTGTTGGAGATGTTGCAATGAATACATTAAGAGTGTTTGGACAAAAAGTTAGACCACTTGAAGCAGAGAGTTTTAATGAAGTATATAAAAGCTGGGGAAAAATAATACAATGTGGTGCTATTACTATATATCCTGCACACGGCAAGTGTTTTTCCGTTGAAGAATTAAAGAAATGTTTAAATAAAAAACAAGAAACCATATAA
- a CDS encoding DUF3795 domain-containing protein — protein sequence MKAEDKNLIAYCGLYCGDCHGYTGKIPDLARDLRKELRSCRYDKFAEFIADEGFGKVFKDYDRCYEVLGTMVKFRCKKGCKNGGGPPFCKIRKCCQKRKIKGCWECNEFEICEKLDFLEPVHGNAHINLQSASELTRIALTP from the coding sequence ATGAAGGCGGAAGATAAAAATTTGATTGCATATTGTGGTCTCTACTGCGGAGATTGCCACGGCTATACTGGCAAAATTCCTGATTTGGCAAGAGATCTTAGGAAAGAATTGAGGTCATGCAGGTATGACAAGTTTGCAGAGTTTATTGCAGACGAAGGTTTTGGCAAAGTCTTTAAGGACTACGACAGGTGCTATGAAGTCCTGGGAACCATGGTCAAATTTCGTTGTAAGAAGGGATGCAAGAATGGAGGTGGTCCACCTTTCTGCAAGATAAGAAAGTGTTGTCAGAAGAGAAAAATTAAAGGATGTTGGGAATGCAACGAATTTGAAATATGCGAAAAACTAGACTTTTTGGAACCAGTCCATGGAAATGCTCATATAAACCTGCAATCGGCAAGTGAGCTAACCAGAATAGCGTTAACCCCTTGA